The Brevibacillus brevis genome contains a region encoding:
- a CDS encoding benzoate/H(+) symporter BenE family transporter: MVPEKPFSTLKKIPADFSLSAVIVGLIATMVSYAGPLLIVFQAAKGAGLSDAVLASWIWAISIGSGLTCIVLSIWFRTPIITAWSTPGAVLLVTSLTVYSFPDAIGAYIFSAVVITLVGVSGLFSVLMKYVPQSITTAMLAGILLSFGVEVFVSMQHLPVLALPMIFCYLFAKRWSPRYAVVLTLLVGLVVAFLLGRLQMDNVQMSLVQPVFTMPTFSLDAIIGLGIPLCIVALASQNAPGISVLKADGYDTPAGPLVTTTGIASLLLAPFGSPGINLAAITAAICTGKEAHPDHTKRYIAGIACGGFYLIFGMFGATMASVFAALPKELIAVIAGLALFASLSSSLAQAMSEAKERECALVTFLVTISGISIGGIGAAFWGLIAGVITHLILNGNVKSWFVKKKNTQPLA, from the coding sequence GTGGTTCCCGAAAAACCTTTCTCGACCCTGAAAAAAATCCCTGCTGACTTCTCTCTATCTGCCGTTATTGTTGGACTTATCGCCACGATGGTCTCCTATGCAGGACCATTGCTGATCGTCTTTCAAGCTGCCAAGGGTGCCGGACTCAGCGATGCTGTCCTCGCCTCTTGGATTTGGGCCATCTCGATTGGGAGCGGCTTGACGTGCATTGTGCTCAGCATCTGGTTTCGCACCCCGATCATCACTGCTTGGTCGACGCCAGGGGCAGTTCTGTTAGTCACCAGCTTGACGGTATACTCTTTTCCCGACGCAATTGGCGCGTATATTTTTTCGGCCGTGGTCATCACACTCGTCGGTGTTTCCGGTTTGTTTTCCGTCTTGATGAAATACGTCCCGCAGTCGATTACGACCGCCATGCTCGCGGGGATTCTTCTGTCTTTTGGCGTAGAGGTCTTTGTTTCCATGCAGCACCTGCCTGTATTGGCTCTGCCGATGATCTTTTGCTATCTGTTCGCCAAGCGCTGGTCCCCACGGTATGCTGTCGTGCTTACGCTTTTGGTTGGCTTGGTTGTCGCCTTTCTTTTGGGGCGTTTGCAAATGGACAATGTCCAGATGTCCCTCGTCCAGCCCGTCTTTACGATGCCGACGTTTTCTCTCGATGCGATCATCGGCTTGGGAATTCCATTGTGCATCGTCGCGCTTGCCTCTCAGAACGCTCCAGGAATTAGTGTCTTAAAAGCAGACGGGTACGATACACCTGCTGGGCCGCTCGTAACGACTACTGGCATCGCTTCGCTCTTGCTTGCTCCTTTTGGTTCACCAGGAATCAATCTGGCGGCGATTACAGCTGCCATTTGCACGGGAAAAGAAGCTCATCCGGATCATACCAAGCGCTACATTGCCGGGATTGCCTGCGGGGGCTTCTACTTAATCTTCGGGATGTTTGGCGCTACGATGGCTTCGGTATTCGCTGCCTTGCCCAAAGAATTGATCGCCGTCATTGCTGGCTTGGCTCTGTTTGCTTCACTTAGTTCCAGCCTCGCACAGGCGATGAGCGAAGCGAAGGAACGGGAATGCGCCTTGGTTACATTTCTCGTCACGATTTCCGGTATTTCCATTGGCGGGATCGGCGCTGCCTTCTGGGGCTTGATTGCAGGGGTAATCACTCATCTGATTTTGAATGGCAATGTGAAAAGCTGGTTTGTGAAAAAGAAGAATACGCAGCCGTTGGCTTAA
- a CDS encoding 2-hydroxyglutaryl-CoA dehydratase, with product MTTSKVLPNESETKHSTDESKLLHFQAEQELALGLEQAKRTQWFDPVPRQFLMKDKATTTILFGGLTMAHDFLVEGVLKGLGYTVKHMDCPDTESLRFGKEFGNRGQCNPTYFTVGNLIKYLHHLREVEGKSKEEIVSNYLFITSGSCGPCRFGTYVTEYRKALRDAGFDGFRVLLFQQQNGLKQATGGESALKLDTSFFAGFLKAVLLGDILNAIAYRIRPYEVEAGSTDAALARCKQFLYDALHQRKWLIPALLRCRKELEAIKVDRTQVKPKVSIIGEFWAMTTEGDGNYQLQRFLEQEGAEVEVQSITAWILFLIWEGRYDTQKRMRLRGEDSGRYGLEGKNPVVRLRMLAIADRAIRVLFQVYAKTIGLNGYHLPDMDEIAEVSHQHYNNHVRGGEGHMEVGKLILNVAKRKVNMTLSVKPFGCMPSSGVSDGVQSLITEKYPDAIFLPIETTGDGAINVYSRIQMMLFKAKQAAQKEFDDALTKKDITVEQLQSASISTSTHPLRKSRHVVACTAANMVYGMRGFMNWYSLRRNKEEVKGV from the coding sequence ATGACTACAAGCAAGGTGCTTCCCAACGAATCGGAGACAAAACACTCAACTGATGAGAGCAAGTTGCTTCACTTTCAAGCAGAACAGGAACTTGCGTTAGGTTTGGAACAGGCAAAAAGAACACAATGGTTCGATCCGGTACCGCGTCAATTTTTAATGAAAGATAAGGCAACCACAACGATCCTCTTTGGCGGACTTACCATGGCGCACGATTTTCTGGTTGAGGGAGTATTGAAAGGATTGGGCTATACGGTGAAGCACATGGATTGCCCGGATACCGAGTCACTTCGGTTTGGCAAAGAGTTCGGAAACCGCGGGCAATGCAACCCGACGTACTTTACCGTAGGCAATCTGATCAAGTATCTGCATCATCTGCGCGAAGTCGAAGGAAAATCAAAAGAGGAAATCGTGAGCAACTACCTGTTTATCACCAGCGGTTCTTGCGGCCCATGCCGCTTTGGCACCTATGTCACGGAGTATCGCAAAGCCTTGCGTGATGCCGGATTTGACGGATTTCGTGTTCTTTTGTTTCAGCAGCAGAACGGTCTGAAACAGGCAACAGGCGGCGAATCGGCTCTAAAATTGGACACCTCGTTTTTTGCCGGTTTTCTCAAGGCGGTTCTCCTGGGAGATATTTTGAATGCCATCGCTTATCGGATTCGTCCCTATGAGGTGGAAGCAGGCTCCACCGATGCCGCTCTCGCACGCTGCAAGCAGTTCTTGTACGATGCCCTGCATCAACGCAAGTGGCTGATTCCCGCGCTGCTCAGATGCCGCAAAGAACTGGAAGCAATCAAGGTAGACCGTACACAAGTCAAGCCGAAGGTGAGCATCATCGGCGAGTTTTGGGCGATGACAACAGAAGGTGACGGCAACTATCAACTACAGCGGTTTCTCGAACAGGAAGGGGCCGAGGTGGAAGTACAATCGATTACCGCGTGGATTCTTTTCCTGATTTGGGAAGGACGCTATGACACTCAAAAGCGGATGAGACTGCGTGGAGAAGATTCAGGCCGCTACGGCTTGGAAGGGAAAAACCCTGTGGTACGTCTGCGCATGTTGGCTATAGCTGACCGTGCCATTCGAGTCCTGTTCCAGGTCTACGCGAAGACGATCGGGCTCAATGGTTATCATCTGCCCGACATGGACGAGATCGCAGAGGTATCCCACCAACACTACAACAACCATGTCCGCGGTGGAGAAGGTCATATGGAAGTAGGGAAGCTAATCTTAAACGTCGCCAAACGGAAAGTAAACATGACCCTCTCCGTCAAGCCATTCGGATGTATGCCGTCTTCTGGCGTCTCCGATGGTGTTCAATCATTGATTACTGAAAAATACCCCGATGCCATCTTCCTTCCGATTGAAACAACGGGAGATGGAGCGATCAACGTATACAGCCGCATACAGATGATGCTGTTTAAAGCAAAACAAGCTGCGCAAAAGGAGTTTGACGATGCTTTAACCAAAAAAGACATCACGGTTGAGCAGCTTCAGAGCGCTAGCATTTCAACAAGTACCCATCCATTGCGAAAAAGCCGTCATGTCGTGGCTTGTACGGCGGCAAACATGGTATATGGCATGCGCGGTTTTATGAACTGGTATTCACTCCGACGAAACAAGGAGGAAGTAAAAGGGGTATAA
- a CDS encoding SDR family oxidoreductase — MKPLQGKVAVVAGGTRGAGRGIAVSLGEAGATVYVTGRTVRGQHSDMARQETIEETAELVTASGGIGIAVRVDHTQEEEVKAFFARVKAEQDGQLDLLVNDIWGGDPLTHWGTPFWEQPLADGLLMQERAIRTHMITSHYAVPLMVAQKKGLIIEITDGIDYRYRGNLYYSLAKISTIHLAASMAEDLRPHGVTALALTPGFLRSEAMLDHFGVTEETWREAVKQDKHFIMSETPAYIGRAVVALASDPAVAEKTGKTVSTWGLSDEYPFTDRDGSRPHWGNYAEKQGLYR, encoded by the coding sequence ATGAAACCATTACAAGGCAAAGTAGCGGTGGTAGCAGGCGGCACAAGAGGGGCAGGACGGGGCATCGCCGTCAGTCTGGGAGAAGCAGGGGCGACGGTATATGTAACGGGACGCACGGTGCGTGGTCAGCACTCTGATATGGCACGACAGGAGACGATCGAAGAGACAGCAGAGCTCGTGACGGCAAGCGGGGGAATCGGGATCGCTGTGCGAGTCGATCATACGCAGGAAGAAGAGGTAAAAGCGTTCTTTGCGCGAGTAAAGGCGGAGCAAGATGGACAGCTCGATCTTTTGGTCAATGACATCTGGGGTGGAGATCCGTTGACTCACTGGGGAACGCCGTTCTGGGAGCAGCCATTGGCAGACGGCCTATTGATGCAAGAGCGCGCCATTCGCACGCATATGATCACCAGTCACTATGCGGTTCCGCTCATGGTGGCACAGAAAAAAGGGTTGATCATCGAGATTACGGACGGAATCGACTATCGGTACCGCGGCAATCTGTACTACAGCTTGGCAAAAATCTCGACGATTCATTTGGCTGCGTCGATGGCAGAGGACCTGCGCCCACACGGGGTTACCGCATTGGCTCTAACGCCGGGCTTCCTACGCTCGGAAGCGATGCTCGATCATTTTGGCGTGACAGAAGAGACGTGGAGAGAGGCAGTGAAGCAAGATAAGCACTTCATCATGTCGGAAACACCTGCGTACATCGGTCGAGCAGTGGTTGCGCTGGCTTCGGACCCGGCTGTCGCAGAAAAAACGGGGAAAACAGTCAGTACATGGGGCTTGTCGGACGAGTATCCTTTTACGGATAGAGACGGTAGCCGCCCGCATTGGGGAAATTACGCCGAGAAACAAGGACTTTACCGGTAA
- a CDS encoding helix-turn-helix transcriptional regulator, giving the protein MRADRLLTILLLLQNHGRMTSKQLAERLEVSERTVHRDMEALSASGVPVYALRGADGGWALAEGYRSNLTGMKIDELQSLLVASPAALLNDLGLHENYEAAFLKLLSALPKTVQQDAIHVRQLLHIDGAGWHESTETFPFLSVVQDAVWLSRKLFIRYMREDVTVERIVCPFGLVAKRSIWYLVAKVDEDMRTYRISRLLDAQLLDDGFIRPSDFDLASYWEQSTLDFKSSLPRYPARLLVKKETLPAVKQERYIKIASTQAAADDWMEAEVEFHTLASACSLVLSFGPHIQVLEPQELKREVAEQAHAILRLYEGQN; this is encoded by the coding sequence ATGCGGGCAGATCGACTCCTTACGATCTTGTTGCTCTTGCAAAACCACGGTCGCATGACTTCCAAGCAATTAGCAGAAAGGCTGGAGGTGTCCGAGCGAACCGTTCATCGTGATATGGAAGCTTTGAGTGCGTCGGGTGTTCCCGTCTATGCGCTGCGCGGTGCAGATGGGGGCTGGGCTTTGGCAGAAGGCTATCGCAGTAATTTGACCGGAATGAAAATAGATGAGCTGCAATCACTGCTCGTAGCCTCCCCTGCTGCCTTGTTGAATGATCTCGGACTCCATGAAAACTATGAAGCTGCTTTTCTCAAACTGCTGTCCGCACTGCCAAAAACCGTTCAGCAGGACGCCATCCACGTACGCCAGCTCCTTCATATCGATGGGGCTGGCTGGCATGAATCGACGGAGACGTTTCCGTTCTTATCGGTGGTTCAAGATGCCGTATGGCTTTCCCGCAAGCTGTTCATTCGTTACATGCGCGAAGATGTGACAGTTGAACGCATTGTCTGCCCGTTCGGACTCGTCGCCAAGCGCAGCATCTGGTATTTGGTCGCCAAAGTGGACGAGGACATGCGGACGTACCGGATTTCACGACTTTTGGATGCACAGCTGTTAGATGATGGCTTCATCCGCCCAAGTGATTTCGATCTCGCTTCCTATTGGGAACAATCCACCTTGGACTTCAAATCCAGCCTCCCACGTTATCCTGCGCGGTTACTCGTCAAAAAAGAGACGTTGCCAGCTGTAAAACAGGAGCGTTATATAAAAATAGCTTCCACCCAAGCCGCAGCAGACGACTGGATGGAAGCAGAGGTTGAATTTCATACACTTGCGTCAGCATGTTCGCTGGTGCTCAGCTTCGGCCCGCACATTCAAGTGTTGGAGCCACAAGAGCTGAAACGTGAGGTCGCAGAGCAGGCGCATGCTATACTTCGCCTGTATGAGGGCCAGAATTAG
- a CDS encoding YhcN/YlaJ family sporulation lipoprotein — translation MKRMTWLFIISIMMAGCLNNNQGQQPGAQTQQAQNQQQNQNQQQNQNQLQNQNQLQNQAQPQGNLNNRIQIANQAAEKITQINGVTQANVLVTQRNAYVAAAVNTNQGQLTQELEDQISKQVRAADPNIQNVYVSTNPEFVDSVNRYVTDVGQGRPAAGFFEEFNEMVQRVFPNAR, via the coding sequence ATGAAAAGAATGACATGGCTATTCATCATTTCCATAATGATGGCTGGCTGCCTGAACAATAACCAAGGCCAACAACCAGGGGCTCAAACACAGCAAGCTCAAAATCAACAACAAAACCAAAATCAACAACAAAACCAAAATCAACTGCAAAACCAAAATCAACTGCAAAACCAAGCTCAACCGCAGGGTAATTTGAATAATCGCATTCAAATTGCCAATCAGGCGGCAGAAAAGATTACACAAATAAACGGTGTGACGCAAGCGAATGTGCTGGTTACACAAAGAAACGCCTATGTAGCTGCTGCAGTGAATACGAATCAAGGTCAACTCACCCAAGAGCTGGAAGATCAGATCTCCAAGCAAGTCCGCGCAGCCGATCCAAACATTCAAAACGTGTATGTGTCCACCAATCCGGAATTTGTTGATAGTGTCAATCGGTATGTGACAGATGTAGGACAAGGAAGACCGGCTGCTGGCTTTTTTGAAGAATTTAACGAGATGGTCCAACGGGTTTTTCCAAACGCCCGATAA
- a CDS encoding sigma-54-dependent transcriptional regulator, which produces MEKKRILIVDDETEVTTFFTYFLKKKDCDIIVANSGKDVERLLRSDSTGFHAALVDLKLPDADGLTLLKQIKAVFPACEVLIMTGFSTIKSAVTAMQWGARDYLEKPFDDLDSLEQVIDAVLSSASKQSDHLSQEAAQYGIVYSSDSPMANVTAIAKKLAKKAIHVLIEGETGTGKELMARFLHGASNRAQQPFVAFNCGAVPESLLESELFGYEKGAFTGALKSRKGLFELAHNGTLFLDEIGEAPPSIQVKLLRTLETGEFMRVGGEQIGQSNIRFISATNRDLEHEVEMNRFRSDLLYRLEGIKLSIPPLRERIQDIPTIAHYYLQKRSGGPCEIDQDAIELLQRYDWPGNVRQLINVLNQTIALHECERLRAEHLPANLRSRTVQVHPPTVPKRIEQVIDHECERFVDTILRLVTSVDGIDFDYLIKRIKQLEGEVGRTIIEKGLTETNGNRQLLSKKLNITKRTIRYILNEKA; this is translated from the coding sequence ATGGAGAAAAAACGGATTTTGATCGTGGATGATGAAACAGAAGTGACTACCTTTTTCACCTATTTTCTTAAGAAAAAAGACTGCGATATTATCGTCGCCAATTCTGGCAAGGACGTGGAACGGCTGCTTCGCTCGGATTCTACCGGCTTTCACGCTGCACTCGTGGACCTGAAGCTGCCTGATGCCGACGGATTGACGCTGCTCAAACAGATCAAGGCCGTATTTCCCGCCTGCGAAGTCTTGATCATGACGGGCTTCAGTACGATTAAATCGGCTGTGACAGCGATGCAATGGGGCGCGCGCGATTACTTGGAGAAGCCATTCGACGATCTGGACAGTCTGGAGCAGGTCATCGACGCGGTGCTCTCCTCTGCCAGCAAACAAAGCGATCACCTATCCCAAGAAGCCGCCCAATATGGTATCGTGTATTCATCTGACAGTCCGATGGCCAATGTGACCGCAATTGCCAAAAAATTAGCAAAAAAGGCGATCCATGTGCTCATTGAAGGCGAGACGGGTACGGGCAAGGAGCTGATGGCCCGTTTTCTCCACGGAGCAAGCAATCGCGCCCAGCAGCCTTTTGTCGCTTTTAACTGCGGGGCAGTCCCGGAATCCTTGCTGGAAAGTGAGCTGTTCGGCTATGAAAAGGGCGCTTTTACCGGAGCCCTCAAATCTCGCAAAGGCCTATTCGAGCTGGCACATAACGGAACGCTGTTTCTTGACGAGATCGGGGAGGCTCCCCCTTCCATCCAAGTGAAGCTCTTGCGTACGCTAGAGACGGGAGAGTTCATGCGCGTCGGTGGCGAGCAGATCGGTCAGAGCAATATTCGCTTTATTTCTGCCACCAATCGCGATTTGGAGCATGAAGTCGAGATGAATCGTTTCCGTAGTGACCTCTTGTATCGTCTGGAAGGGATCAAACTGTCGATTCCTCCGCTTCGCGAACGGATTCAGGATATCCCCACCATCGCGCACTACTACTTGCAAAAGCGCAGTGGAGGCCCGTGCGAAATCGACCAAGATGCCATCGAGCTCTTGCAGCGCTATGATTGGCCCGGTAATGTCCGCCAGCTGATCAACGTTCTGAATCAAACCATCGCCTTGCACGAATGTGAACGACTGCGTGCCGAGCATTTGCCAGCGAATTTGCGAAGCCGCACGGTACAGGTGCATCCACCCACTGTCCCCAAACGGATCGAGCAGGTCATCGATCACGAATGCGAGCGTTTTGTCGATACGATACTCCGCCTTGTCACCTCTGTAGACGGGATCGACTTCGATTATCTGATCAAACGTATCAAGCAACTCGAAGGCGAGGTCGGGCGAACGATTATCGAAAAGGGCTTGACCGAAACGAATGGAAACAGACAGCTTTTAAGCAAAAAATTAAACATCACCAAACGGACGATTCGCTACATTTTGAATGAAAAAGCATAA
- a CDS encoding BadF/BadG/BcrA/BcrD ATPase family protein, producing the protein MDSTDQWLDSVILGIDVGSTTVKATVVNPNNKEILWSDYQRHHTKQAEKVLELLVAIGNQFPHIPQKNIRVFITGSGAGPIAEHIGAKFVQEVNAVTMAVEQLHPDVGSVIELGGQDAKIIIFKENEETGNKQALTSMNDKCASGTGATIDKCMIKAGMPMDEVGRLHFDDSKLHHVAAKCGVFAETDIVNLVKSGIPSAEIMCSLADAIVMQNLSVLTRGNTLRHRVLLLGGPNTYLPFLQECWRKRIPQTWQERGYEYPLDIPIEELIFVPDNSQYYAAYGAVIYGMHEPAGVGNYTGLEGLKEFIANGRKAKLGEKAGPPLMRSETEQEEFRRMYSIPTFTSASFTPGQKVRAVIGLDGGSTSSKAVLVDDSGTILLKEYQLSKGNPLEDTKEMLKRLRDRVSEQGAELEIIGFGATGYAADVLEKTLKADVNIVETVAHMMSAVNQFGDVDVICDIGGQDIKVLFMKNGDIRNFRLSNQCSAGNGMLLQAMADQFGIPVQEYADTAFQADLSPTFSYGCAVFLDADRVNFQKEGYSKEELLAGLALVLPKNVWQYVVQIPRMSELGRKFVLQGGTQYNLAAVKAQVDYIKQRVPDAEVYVHPHPGEAGAIGAAMETLRVVKRRGYSTFLGLESAINLSYLSRNDESTRCTFCPNHCSRTFIDSETPDGQTARYISGFSCEKGTVEDKEAVIQLTKKRQELKKHYPNLVEYEAVRMYQHFYDPEPLPQTDTLVEDVRFKRSWLGWGGTRKASYQRPFQRSAPAAMERRNQIRIGIPRVLNIWSTAPFWRTYFETLGVDKNNIVFSDFTSEEMWQEGGKYGSIDPCYPSKVAQAHIHNLLFKHHEKKPLDSIFFPCITHIPTHLQNVMDSSSCPIVAGAPNVIKAAFTKEVNFFETRGVTYLDPAVTFTELNLMKKQLYEAFKDFLQMTEDESDFAVQQGWIAMNLFDAEMQERGKMILEQVEADNRLAILMIGRPYHSDPGMNHGVLEEFQVLGYPILSMRSIPKDEEWLHRFFQDDLESGRVEYALEVSDVWPENFSSNSVQKVWASKFAARHPNVAVLDLSSFKCGHDAPTYGLIDSIISTAGTPYSALHDIDANKPSGSIKIRVKTYAHSLGLHEERLHDLAQKKAELQQRLEQKRLELSSLQTKEQTNSYEQKNLSQTGN; encoded by the coding sequence ATGGACAGCACAGATCAATGGTTAGATTCTGTCATTCTCGGCATTGATGTCGGCTCGACAACCGTCAAAGCGACAGTGGTAAACCCGAACAACAAAGAAATTCTGTGGTCAGATTATCAACGGCACCATACAAAGCAGGCGGAAAAGGTTCTGGAGCTATTGGTTGCCATTGGAAATCAGTTTCCTCACATTCCTCAAAAAAACATTCGTGTATTTATTACAGGCTCTGGCGCAGGTCCGATTGCTGAGCACATCGGAGCGAAGTTTGTTCAAGAAGTGAATGCTGTCACTATGGCTGTAGAACAGCTTCATCCCGATGTAGGGAGTGTCATCGAACTGGGAGGACAGGACGCCAAAATCATTATTTTTAAGGAAAACGAGGAGACAGGCAACAAGCAAGCCCTTACGTCCATGAATGACAAATGCGCATCTGGCACGGGTGCCACGATTGACAAGTGCATGATAAAAGCTGGCATGCCGATGGATGAAGTGGGCCGATTGCATTTTGATGATTCCAAACTGCACCATGTGGCAGCCAAATGCGGTGTGTTTGCGGAAACAGACATAGTCAATCTGGTAAAAAGCGGAATTCCCTCCGCTGAAATCATGTGCTCCCTTGCCGATGCGATTGTGATGCAAAATCTCTCCGTTCTCACCCGCGGCAATACGTTGCGCCACCGTGTCCTTTTACTAGGCGGTCCTAATACATACTTGCCTTTCCTTCAAGAATGCTGGCGAAAACGGATTCCGCAGACCTGGCAAGAGCGCGGATACGAATATCCTCTAGACATCCCGATCGAAGAACTGATCTTTGTTCCTGACAATTCCCAGTACTACGCCGCTTACGGTGCCGTCATTTACGGAATGCATGAGCCGGCTGGCGTTGGCAATTACACGGGTTTGGAAGGACTGAAGGAATTTATTGCGAACGGTCGGAAGGCAAAACTGGGTGAGAAGGCAGGCCCCCCGCTTATGCGTTCGGAAACCGAACAGGAAGAATTCCGCAGAATGTACAGCATACCCACATTTACATCTGCGAGCTTCACGCCGGGGCAAAAGGTACGCGCCGTAATTGGTCTCGATGGCGGCTCTACTTCATCCAAAGCGGTTCTCGTCGATGATAGCGGAACCATCTTACTGAAGGAGTACCAATTATCAAAGGGCAATCCCTTGGAAGATACAAAGGAAATGCTGAAGAGGCTTCGAGACAGGGTGAGTGAGCAAGGAGCCGAATTAGAGATCATCGGCTTCGGGGCCACAGGCTATGCTGCCGATGTTCTGGAAAAAACATTGAAGGCGGATGTCAACATTGTCGAAACCGTTGCTCATATGATGAGTGCTGTCAACCAATTTGGCGATGTCGATGTTATTTGCGACATCGGTGGACAAGATATCAAGGTCCTCTTCATGAAAAATGGAGACATCCGCAATTTCAGACTGTCTAACCAATGCTCTGCAGGAAACGGAATGTTGTTGCAAGCGATGGCAGACCAGTTCGGCATTCCCGTTCAAGAATATGCGGATACAGCTTTCCAAGCTGACCTTTCCCCTACCTTCTCATACGGATGTGCCGTTTTTCTCGATGCCGACCGTGTCAATTTCCAAAAGGAAGGCTATTCGAAGGAAGAGCTGTTGGCCGGCCTCGCTTTGGTTTTGCCGAAAAACGTTTGGCAATATGTCGTGCAAATCCCGCGCATGTCTGAACTGGGACGCAAGTTCGTTCTGCAAGGCGGCACGCAATATAATCTCGCTGCGGTAAAAGCACAAGTCGATTACATCAAGCAGCGCGTTCCTGATGCAGAAGTTTATGTTCATCCCCATCCAGGAGAAGCGGGAGCAATCGGCGCCGCGATGGAAACGCTGCGTGTGGTCAAGCGCCGCGGCTATTCTACCTTTTTGGGCCTTGAATCAGCGATTAACCTGTCCTATTTGAGCCGTAACGATGAATCTACTCGCTGTACATTCTGCCCGAACCATTGCAGCCGTACGTTTATCGATTCCGAGACGCCGGATGGGCAAACGGCCAGGTATATCTCCGGTTTTAGCTGTGAGAAAGGAACGGTGGAGGACAAGGAAGCCGTGATCCAGCTCACCAAGAAGCGACAAGAGCTGAAGAAGCACTATCCGAATTTGGTGGAATATGAAGCCGTACGCATGTATCAGCACTTTTACGACCCAGAGCCGCTCCCCCAAACGGATACACTCGTAGAGGATGTTCGGTTCAAACGAAGCTGGTTAGGATGGGGGGGCACGCGGAAGGCTTCCTATCAACGTCCATTCCAACGCTCTGCCCCGGCGGCAATGGAACGAAGAAACCAGATACGCATCGGGATTCCCCGCGTGCTTAATATTTGGTCCACCGCCCCTTTTTGGCGCACCTACTTCGAAACGCTGGGTGTAGATAAAAACAATATTGTTTTCAGTGACTTTACCAGTGAAGAAATGTGGCAAGAAGGCGGAAAGTACGGTTCTATCGACCCTTGCTACCCGTCTAAGGTGGCGCAAGCCCATATCCACAATTTGCTGTTTAAGCACCATGAGAAAAAGCCGCTTGACTCCATCTTTTTCCCATGCATCACCCATATCCCGACGCATCTGCAAAATGTAATGGATTCATCAAGCTGTCCCATTGTAGCAGGAGCACCTAACGTGATTAAGGCCGCCTTTACAAAAGAAGTCAACTTCTTTGAGACGAGAGGAGTCACCTATCTCGATCCAGCCGTTACCTTCACCGAGCTGAATTTGATGAAAAAACAGTTGTATGAAGCGTTCAAAGACTTTTTGCAAATGACAGAGGATGAAAGCGATTTTGCCGTGCAGCAGGGCTGGATCGCAATGAATCTGTTTGATGCCGAGATGCAGGAAAGAGGAAAAATGATACTGGAACAGGTGGAAGCGGATAATCGGCTCGCGATTCTGATGATCGGCCGTCCCTATCATTCCGATCCTGGCATGAATCATGGTGTTTTGGAAGAGTTTCAAGTATTGGGTTATCCGATTCTCTCCATGCGCTCCATTCCGAAAGATGAAGAGTGGCTGCACCGCTTTTTCCAAGACGATCTGGAGAGCGGACGTGTGGAGTATGCATTAGAGGTCAGTGACGTGTGGCCGGAAAACTTCAGTTCCAATTCTGTGCAAAAAGTATGGGCATCCAAATTTGCCGCCCGTCATCCCAATGTGGCCGTACTTGACTTATCCAGCTTTAAATGCGGACATGATGCGCCTACCTACGGGCTTATAGACTCGATCATTTCGACGGCAGGGACGCCTTACTCCGCCTTGCACGATATTGATGCCAACAAGCCAAGCGGGTCGATCAAAATTCGCGTGAAAACCTATGCCCATAGCTTGGGACTCCATGAAGAACGCTTGCATGATCTGGCCCAGAAAAAGGCGGAACTGCAACAGCGTTTAGAACAGAAGCGACTGGAGCTTTCCAGCTTGCAAACAAAAGAGCAAACGAACTCCTACGAGCAAAAAAACCTTTCTCAGACCGGCAACTAA